From a single Candidatus Cloacimonadota bacterium genomic region:
- a CDS encoding winged helix-turn-helix domain-containing protein has translation MNDLKTSILTLITENPSITYAELAISINKSPATVKRYLQELKASGVISRSGGKKGGKWVIR, from the coding sequence ATAAATGACCTTAAAACCAGTATATTGACCCTAATAACGGAAAATCCATCCATCACCTATGCAGAACTGGCGATCTCAATAAATAAAAGCCCGGCTACTGTAAAGCGATATCTTCAGGAGTTAAAAGCAAGCGGAGTTATATCCAGAAGCGGTGGTAAAAAAGGTGGAAAGTGGGTGATTCGATGA
- the pglZ gene encoding BREX-1 system phosphatase PglZ type B has protein sequence MSRVIDIIKESILGLNSRVVLWPDKERQWEKAIPALRKEIPGLLCLGQYDPDNRTGPAIWLRCAIAGQVKHLGISEETVFVLYLPGVSIQELKAVESCPEEIKPLAELQFRSAIWSQYNGKDWTILSYLVSDKGGLGLDVAQDTGTKQALQNALLPLLQENIEDLKGKRLEKDHFNSLLTGGDTTRDMLNWLDRGDEFKANLSLEQWQAFCANCKSHFGIDPVKDGLLSAVKSLVETGGSDAKHKNWQLVWDRYCDAPRKFSRIPDLIRKLQVPDDWMYLQNEDHAFDRYPQWNDEMERILKKALESLHNANTKDARVKIADLETDHSRRRGLIWAELGEAKYAELLQYLAQLAKLTDDSLETGDLSELEKRYSEHSWQTDGSVLQLLGIIDSGEDLRMFWGILEKLYLPWMDASARYLQKKGVYARAGIAIKADYLESVEAVLFVDGLRFDCGKRLSELLSADGWQIEESVRWSGLPTITATCKPILIETLLSPRTDKQSRDAINYEAMSSYEFKKVLEKQSWRVLTSKDIIPHAERNNGKTHSKLWLEYGNLDELGHSQGCGLAKHIESTLAEIAARIKDIFKAGWQSVLIVTDHGWLLSPIGLPKTDLPACLSESKWHRFATLKEGTQTQDSLFPWYWDPLQQIAIADGVSCYSAGVEYTHGGLSLQECLLLDIRVTLGKNELSKASVRITDIKWTNMRCSIAIEGQGNDLVLDIRTSPDDLTSSVVLSVKSVKSDHTASVVVENENLQGNPAYIVILDQDDNIVTQIQTTIGGGKDDSAG, from the coding sequence TTGAGCAGAGTAATAGATATCATTAAGGAATCGATCTTGGGATTAAACTCAAGAGTAGTCCTCTGGCCGGATAAGGAGCGCCAATGGGAAAAGGCGATCCCGGCTTTGAGGAAAGAGATACCCGGATTGCTTTGTCTGGGTCAATACGATCCTGATAACAGGACTGGTCCTGCCATATGGCTGCGATGCGCTATTGCCGGTCAAGTCAAGCACCTTGGCATATCCGAAGAAACTGTTTTTGTGCTCTATCTTCCGGGAGTTAGCATACAGGAGCTTAAGGCTGTGGAGAGTTGCCCCGAAGAGATAAAGCCGCTGGCAGAACTTCAATTCAGATCAGCGATCTGGAGCCAGTACAACGGCAAGGATTGGACGATCCTCTCTTATCTGGTCTCCGATAAAGGTGGCTTAGGACTGGATGTTGCTCAGGATACTGGTACCAAACAAGCCCTGCAGAACGCTCTGCTTCCCCTTTTGCAGGAGAATATTGAAGACCTGAAGGGCAAACGCCTGGAAAAAGATCATTTTAACTCCCTGCTAACCGGAGGCGATACTACCAGGGACATGCTGAACTGGCTGGACCGGGGAGATGAGTTCAAAGCGAATCTAAGCCTGGAGCAGTGGCAGGCCTTTTGCGCCAACTGCAAATCACATTTTGGCATCGATCCAGTGAAAGATGGGTTGTTGAGCGCGGTCAAGTCCCTGGTGGAGACTGGTGGATCAGACGCCAAGCATAAGAACTGGCAGCTAGTATGGGACCGCTACTGTGATGCCCCGAGAAAATTCAGCAGAATCCCTGACCTGATCAGAAAACTCCAGGTTCCCGATGACTGGATGTATCTGCAGAATGAAGACCATGCCTTCGACCGCTACCCCCAGTGGAACGATGAAATGGAGCGGATTCTCAAGAAAGCCCTGGAATCACTGCACAACGCCAATACCAAAGATGCCAGGGTGAAGATCGCAGATTTGGAAACTGACCACTCCAGACGAAGAGGGCTCATCTGGGCAGAACTTGGTGAGGCTAAGTATGCTGAATTACTTCAATATCTGGCTCAACTTGCCAAGCTGACAGACGATAGCCTTGAAACTGGTGACCTATCGGAGCTCGAAAAACGCTATTCTGAGCACTCGTGGCAGACGGATGGGTCTGTGCTCCAACTTCTGGGTATAATCGATTCTGGCGAAGATTTGAGGATGTTTTGGGGCATTCTGGAGAAGCTCTACCTTCCCTGGATGGATGCTTCCGCCCGTTATTTGCAAAAGAAGGGAGTTTATGCTCGAGCTGGCATTGCCATTAAAGCGGACTATCTTGAATCAGTAGAAGCGGTTTTGTTTGTAGATGGCCTGCGTTTCGACTGCGGTAAGCGGCTGTCTGAACTGCTGAGCGCGGATGGTTGGCAAATTGAGGAAAGTGTCCGCTGGTCAGGATTGCCGACAATAACAGCTACCTGTAAACCCATCCTGATCGAAACGCTATTGAGCCCCAGAACCGATAAGCAAAGCAGGGATGCGATTAACTATGAAGCCATGAGTTCCTACGAGTTTAAAAAGGTACTGGAAAAGCAAAGTTGGCGGGTATTGACCAGCAAGGACATCATTCCTCATGCTGAGCGCAATAATGGAAAAACCCATTCCAAACTCTGGTTGGAGTATGGCAATCTGGATGAGTTGGGACATTCTCAGGGCTGTGGTTTGGCCAAACACATCGAAAGCACTTTGGCTGAGATCGCTGCAAGAATCAAGGATATCTTTAAGGCAGGGTGGCAAAGCGTTCTCATAGTTACTGATCACGGGTGGCTTCTATCGCCCATAGGTTTACCCAAAACCGATCTTCCGGCTTGCCTGTCCGAGAGTAAATGGCACCGTTTTGCCACTCTCAAAGAAGGAACGCAAACGCAGGATAGTCTCTTCCCCTGGTACTGGGATCCCCTTCAGCAAATCGCAATTGCCGATGGAGTGTCCTGTTATAGCGCCGGAGTCGAGTACACTCACGGGGGCTTGAGCTTACAGGAATGCCTGCTGCTGGACATCAGGGTCACCCTGGGTAAGAATGAACTAAGCAAGGCTTCGGTCAGGATAACTGACATCAAATGGACGAACATGCGCTGCAGCATTGCCATCGAGGGACAAGGCAATGATCTAGTCCTTGATATTAGGACGTCACCGGATGATCTTACG